GATACATTCCCTTCTAACAGTTTTGGAAGATGTCCGAGATAATTTTGAAGAATGATTCATGTGTGGTGACCTTCAGTCAGCGCTCCACTTCTTCTagcttcttctgcttattttaGTTCTCGGGgtccctgtttgtttgtttgtttgtttgttatttatttgtaacCTCATGAACACATTAAATGGATTCAGATGAGAAGAAATAAGCACTAAATATGTCTCAAATTTAGTTTTAAGTCCTTGATCAACAAAATGGAATACAAATATTTCTGAAACATTATACatgccattattattattattttttttttataaagccacaaaaatgtgtgtgtgtgtgtgtgtatgtatttgaaATTcgtatatattatatttattcagcATTTAATAAGTCtgcagtgtttggttttctgtggGCCCTAACTGAATCAAAATACCAATTTCGTGAAAAATTAcaggtttaaatgtttttggttgTGGTACGCTGAGATTATATATTGCACGGTTTGACTTTAcaccctttgtttttttttttgttttttgtttttttttttcagcccccACTTATGGTAGCAGTGAAGATGTCTGTTAGCACTCTTTCAGAATATTGTCTTAATTCTTTGGTGCTGGGTAAGGATGGGAAATCAAACTGCACATTGCAAAACGTGATGACAAACTCGTGGCAGTGGAGCTTTTTCACATCTGAATGACAcggatgccttttttttcttctctgtttctTACCACGGAGTATCAGGGCCACatcgaggaaaaaaaaaataaatcatgcattttgagaataaagtcaaaatttcaagaaaaaagtcaaagtcgccgtttcaagtcaaataacggccacagctgctataccctctacaaaatgccttgggtagatgaaacaacttgatcagctgtcttagtggctcgacacacggggagcgatgtcgctccctctccattcatgGAACTTGTGCGAAGCGATTGTAgcctcatcgcacaagttccataggaagTGAATGAAGAGcaagcgacgtcgctccccgtgtgtccaGCcccttattgtgtcttgtgattcTGCAAATCCCCTCAGTACTGCACGAAGGTGCGGTATCATCGAAATCCTTGCATCTgaccattgccagtttgtgtggtttttccttctgagccaatgcagctttctgcaccatctcATTAACATCTTCATAGTTATGactacattgtgtttgtgtactaaaagagaaataagttccttgttactaaaactgattctaaagtatagtttcactaactcataatacaagacattctggaggttaTAGCAGACGTGGCGTGGCAGTTATTTTACTTGAAACGActtaaatctgcacatttcgacttttttctcaaaatagaatttcaactttattatcgaaattttgacttcaaaatgcacaattaaattttttttctcaatgtggccctaatactccttcgtaGTTTCTACATTGTGTTTAGactcaaataataaaacagttgcACTGACAATgaaaactagggctgcaactatcgattattttagtaatcgagtattctatcgattattccatcaattaatccaTTAATCAGATAAAGAATTTTGCCTTATTAACTGTTCATCCGtgtattttaacttctgtagcttaactgcagatttttcactgtgtgaaacaaatagcggtgatggagcagctacaaagttcttgTTTCTTCACGTTAACACTTGTTggtcaggtggttgatgaagggctcctccagctgtttcccagcaaAGTGTGgtttttgcatgttcttcccgtgtctgcctgggttttctctgggtactctggtttcctctcacagtcctggcgacctgtacagggtgtaccccgcctctcgccctatgacagctgggataggctccagccccctgcgaccctgaacaggataagcagaagaggatggatggatggatggatggatggtttaatggtggttaggGGAACAAGCACTACTGCTTTGACGCTAAAAAAATTTTCCttttgctccatctgagctcactgtcTCCATAGCAGCTCCACCTCTTTGTGCTTGccgtgtgtgcagacagactgcatgtaaaacaactgctactgttgtgttatcagtgactttgttgaaaactgggggctgcatgagcttaatgttgtaaCGCTTTGCATCCACACCCGtcctcctaaatacgtttctgtTGCAGGTCTATTACTGCTTTGTGCCCAGGCAGAAAACTGATCAGTAGTCAGTGAGGGAATCAATAGTCAGACCTCTGAGCATGCCATTAGTATcattaagattttatttatagCCATCtccagtgttatttttttttttctttttctctacaGAGGTTTTCTTAATATAATGGTATAGTCTTGATGTACTAATCATCATTTGTAGATTAGCTGAATTAACTGTTTTTTAGTAGATGACAGTGGATGAAGTACTCCTGAGTGGATCTCTATTGACCTGTAGAAAATTAGTCCACTAAAAGAGTTAAGATTCACTGTGGAGAAAACCTTGAGATTGCACTGCTTACAGGAGGTGGTGTGGAATTCGTTAAGCTTCTCTTCAATTAACCCTTAGCCAAATCTATAGCCTGTGTCAATAGTCTCAAACCCACCCAGGAGTCAGtaactgttttcacacatgcactggaGGCCTGAACTTTTCTGAACATCACCCAGCTGAGATGCATATGAGAAAACAAATGTCCAAATCAGTCAGACTGGACGTTAGCCGGTCTTTAAACTGTCGGCCTGCTAGAATAAAGCAGGTGGTGTTGCACTGCATCAGTGTGGGAATAATGCAGGTAATAGGTTAGTGCATTCACTGCATACCTGCTGCCTCCCGAATGTTGTATTCATGCATCCGTGCAGCTCTCTCGCTTATACCACATGGAGTGTTTCCAGTAGTGTGAATATGTTTGAAGCAGCCTACTGTTATAAAATAACAATTGTGTAAAATACCCTTATGCGAGTCTTCTGATTTAATGTGGACTTAAGTTCATgtataaaaacagttttggaAACAACACAAGAATTCTCAGCTAGAGAGAGATGACTTCCCTTGGTCTGACCCTTATCTCTGCTGTGACCTATGAGAGCACAGCCAAACAGCACTGgcaatgttttgttgtttccaACATATGGTTACTTTTTTTGGTAGTGAAACCCTTGGAATGTAAAGGTACTGAATTTTTACTTGCGAAGTTCACCTTTTCATTAGTGAACTACAGTGTTCCTTTTATCTTAggtgagagattttttttttgaggtgcAGTCCTGCTCTGTGCCTCACTCAGTAGTCCTGTGAATTTGCTAAGGATCTTTGTGCAGGACTCAGTAATATGGCTGGTTGTAGTGATGAGTCACAGGGAGCTGACAGCTGCCTCTCTGTCCCAGTTTTACAGAgctgaaattaaaatataaagccttgtttaagaaaaaaataaagttttgtgcTCTGATTGTGTTTAGAGATCAAAACTGAGCTTAGTGTAGCCACTATGATTAtcttagttgttttttttttttgttttttttaacttaagtaAAACATGGATAACAATGGGGTTAATGTTCATTTGAGGTAATTTGAAAACGTCTGAAGAAAACATTCTTCATTTTTCAAGTGGGTaattttccaaacacatttctaaATGTGTTTACAGCTTTGGTATTTGGTGTTTGTTACAATGTTGTTTCAAAGTGTGGTATTTTCACTGGATTGAAATGTTGGGTTATAACTAGAAATTCACATGCTTCAGTTTTCTTAGAAGATTCATTGAATGTTTTATTGTTCCCTTGTCGATGGCTGCAGCTTATAGTTAGCTCGACTTGGAAGAGCTTGTGCCACTGATAAGATACAGCCTCGATACCCAACAAAACATGCCCTTGCTCGAAAGGCTGTAATTAACATTACTGGAAGCCAGTGATAGAGGAAAATGACAGAGAGACCGGGAAGTGCAGAAAGTGTTTCATGTAGCTGTGACATGCCATTAGTCAGTCAGCATCTGATAACTTTACTGTATGAACGAGCATTTAGTCTGCTAAAACGAATGGTTTAGTGGCTCCACATTCCCTTACGACAAGTTAAGAGACTGTGGCTGCTTTTGTGGCCTCAAGATCCTGTGATGCACAAAACTGTTTTATGGTAAAGCACTAGACAGTGACGGGAAGGTGTAAAAATAATTCTAATATTTGCTCcgactgtttgtttgtgtacaaGCTTcagacagtgttttttttgACAACGACTtgatacatatttttttaaggtCAGTAGTACAAAGTGGCACAATATCAAGATGCCAAAAGACATGACATAATGCTATTCACTCTTCAGTTGCAAAAGCATTCTGGTGGGTTGGGCAGGGGACTAATGGGTGGAGAGGAATGCAGCCTTGTATAGGCTCTGAGGGGGTCTGAGGTCCTCccacctcctccctctctgccttTCTTGTGCATGCTCAGGCTGCTTCAGTCACTCACCTGCCAGCTGAAACGTTGGAGGGAATCAAAAGCAAGTTTTCAAAATGGCGGGAGCcacaaatgtggaaaaaaaaaaaagaaaaacaaaaaggggagGGAAGCGTGTACAGCTTCCAACTTGTCACTATTAATAAAAGCTCAGTGTCTGATTTTAGGCCGTGCTTCGTGGTTCAGGAATGAGAGCAGAGCATGCTCTGAACTGTCACTGAGTGTGACTGATGAGGTCACCCAGCCAGCTAAGTTATTTTCTGATCAGTGGTTCGGCCAGGGCAAGTACACAAAACCAAACTAATGCCATTTAATCACACTGTAAAGGTCTCACCTATTGTTGTCATTCAGTGTGGCTCACACCACTGTGGCCACTAAGGAACATTGCGCCAAACACGAAGCAGTTTTATTAAAACAGGTTATACATGCTGATGTGCAAATATTCAAATGTATAGAATTCACAGTTTCATCCTGCAGTATTTTTATCATAAAACGTCAGTTTGCATAAATGCTTGTTCACGCTCTGTTCTTCCACCCCCTTCCTGTTATTTTTGCCAGCGTCCCAGTCAAACAGCAGCCTAAAGAAGCAGAGGAGCCGAGGCATCTTCAGcacatttttctgctgcttccgCAACTACAATGTGGAGTCTCCAGCCACCAACACAAACGCCAGCTCCCCGCCTCCACCTGTTGAGGAGAACGGATCGCCTCCCAAGGTGAGCTGCTCTTCCACTAAACTAATGCTGGTCGTCCTGTTGAAAACTCTAGAAATATCAGTCTGCAAGTGTTTTCCATCTGTTGtaaactgtctgtttttgtgaatagtgttttctttgttttatctcTGTCGAcgtgttgatttttttctcttttgttttcctcacCCTGTTTTTGTATGTGCGTTTCTATCTCTTGTGTTGTAGTGTGACCAGGTCGAGGTCATCCCTGTCCCTAGTGTATGTAttgcctcttctttttttttttttttttttcctcttctcccccTTTTCCTTTGCATGCAGGCTGAGTGGGCTGGTGGTACATCCTGTGTGTGGGCTccactgctcctcagagagCTCTAGCTCTGCTACTGTACCGCAGTTCATTGTCAGCCGATCGTAGCACTGTACTACTGGCTGTGTAGAAGGTGTTCGCGCACCTTTGGGGTTTTAATGTCTCAGTGCTTGAGCTGCATGAGTGACACTTGGTCCTTTGTATGCTTTCCAAAACACCGCAACAGTAACCGTCTAACATTAAGTGCGAACCTGTTTCTGTTATTGCCTCAGGAGCTTCTAtgtaaaatgttgtttattgtgTTACTGATCCATGCAGTTaaatcattttgagtgagaattAAACACCACACTAGCTCCTAGTTTTTAGGTTTGGCTACTCAACTATAGGGTTAAAGTCATTAATGCTGTCACTCAAGGAAAGCCTTAAATGTGATTCCAGTTATCTGCGGCCCCAGCCAAAAAAAAGTTAGTGAGATTAACCAGCAGTGATTGaatgtaattacatttttcaaGTCCATCCAGTTTATTCCAGCACTGAACCATGGTTCTTCTTCACCTCACCCTGTCATATGGTGTATTGGCAGTTCCAAACTTAACACAGTTGTGTTTGACTGGACCCAGCAAAACTAAGGTCGCTTTACAGGAGCAGCCAGCTCTGTGCATGGCCTCTGTCATTACAAATGTCTGAGATTTAATTTGATCTTAATAAAGATGTAAAGGGGCTGAAGGttgcttttttattgtttttctttctttctttggctTCCACCGAATTTCATACTGTTATTAATAGATGGCTTGATCTCAGTTTGTTTCTCAAAGAACTGCCCCTTCCTAACATGCTTTTGGCTTTTTGTTGGCTTAAACATTACTAAGTATAAGTATACAgcattcattttctctttttggcgCTGCCTGTCTTTGCCTCTCATGTACTACTCTCTGACATTATCTGCCTTGTCCTCCCATAGCCGCCAGCTAAATACCTCCTACCAGAGATGAAAATATCTGACTATGGCAAAAAGTGTGTGGTGATTGACTTGGATGAAACACTTGTCCACAGTTCATTTAAGGTAAGAAGGGGCTAAAACTTAAATTAAGGCTTACTGTTGAAGTTCTGCACAGCTGTGTGCTTACCATGTGAGACCGTATGAGCACTTTTCCTACCAGGTCTAACTAAAAGCAAAAACTGAGTTTTGCCTACATCTGTCTAAACCATTCTTGAGTATGCATCTTGCAGTGAGAGTAATATATACTGTACTTATTTCCAAAGTTCAGCTAATGATATGGAGGAAGTTAAAGCTGCGTTGAATCTATTAGATCACTGTGTAAACAAAAGAACGAGATGAGCAGGTGGCAGAGGATGAGCACGAGCACAATATCACAGTACTGATTGAGACTTTATGATCGGTGCAGAATTGTAACAGGAAAAATACAGACAACCAGCACTGAGCCATAGTCAGTGCTGCCAACCATGGCAGATGGTTGCCAACAGGGCCTATGTGTTGGCAACCACTGCAGTCGATACAGTGTCTTTTTGTGCTTTAATAAGCTATTATAGTATGTTTTGTTGAATTGCAGGAAGTTTTTGTTGTGTCTTCTGTGCAGACTTGATTTTGCTCCTTTTTCATCTtccaacattttaatttcaactCCAGCTTGTCCTCCTGCTGTCCACTTCTGTCTGTCGACTGCTCCATTGTCTGCTGTGAAATTATTACAGAAGTTAAAGGAGAGCAGTGATGATGGGGTTGTTTTAGcaaaacatacttttttttttttttttttttaacctcagatTTGTCATTCTGCAAATTGAGTTTTAGTGTTAATAGCATGACCTCTGGTGGTCAGTTGGGGTTCTACAACATTAGTAATTGTGTTTTCCTCTCACAGCCTATCAACAATGCTGATTTCATTGTCCCAGTGGAGATTGATGGTACCGTTCATCAGGTATTgtacattaataataattaaatgtaaaacaaatcGTTGTGAAGTAGCAAGTCTCTTTTATTAGGGGGAGTCCATTTCGCTCTGATGTGAAGATCCTGAAGAGAAGGCTGTTATCCAGTTCAAGTAATCCAGGATAGGCTGTGTGTATCCTGGGTGGCCTATTCATGATTACTTGCACTAGGTGGCAGCCACTGAGCAAGGGGGGGTAAAATCATGTGAGTGATATGGTGTAAACaatctgatcatttttaattattcaagAAATGAGTAGCAGGAGTTCTTATGGATCAGTCCTTAAGGTTTCTTGTACGTGTTGATATAAATGGCAATTGTGCACCTAAACTTTTCTCAATACACATTGTATTTGTAGTGTTTCTGACACTCCCATCACACCGTGTGTGCTGTCGttgtggtgttttttctttttaacctgGCCTAAAATTCGGTGTGCCGTCTTGCAGGTGTATGTGCTGAAAAGACCCCATGTGGATGAGTTTCTTCAAAAGATGGGAGAGCTATTTGAATGTGTGCTCTTCACAGCCAGTCTTGCCAAGGTATGTTCGAGTGTGgacatgttttctgttctgacATGTGTTTCGGTTATAAGCCAGTGACACCTGTGGAACTGTGAACATCATTAATTTTCTGCTTTCTGAATTTTACATCTCCATTGCTATTCTCTGCATCTGTCCCTTCTGCATGTTAGCCAATAATGCATGGGTAAGTGTAATGAATGAGACAGAAATAACTGTGTTTATGGGAATAATTCCTCTGTAGAATCAGATATTCCTGAGTTAAAAGCTAGGAGTTGACGGTGCTTTGCTGTGTTATAGAATAGTGGCACCTTCCTTGTTAAATACATGCTGTTATGAGGGACACCatgctttgctttcttttgtaaacatactgtatgtagCATTTAGTTTTTGCAAGTTTTGTTTCTACAGAAAGATGTGCTATATACCTTCCCAAACACCCCCAAGTCGAATTGCTTTTCCCATATTCTTTGATGTAATGGCAGTGAAATAATATAGATTTGCTTTAATAGCAGTGTGCTTTTCCTCTGTGTTGTGTCTGTTTGGCTTGGACAGTATGCAGACCCTGTGGCTGATCTGCTGGACCAGTGGGGTGTGTTTCAAGCACGGCTCTTCAGAGAATCCTGCGTTTTTCACAGAGGCAACTATGTCAAAGATCTCAGCCGCCTGGGGCGAGAACTCCGCAACGTTATCATTGTCGACAATTCACCCGCTTCTTACATTTTCCATCCAGAAAATGCTGTAAGTTCGCAAACCTCAAATATTTTTACAGTCAGAGCAACATCTGTTAGATCCTGAATTTGCCTTGTCATGAAACAGTCTTCTTTTGCATGCTGAATATGAAGAATATGAAGGATTTAAGTAAGGCCGCATACTTGTCCAGGTcatagttttcatttttcttctttagaaTCTCGTGAAATTTTAGCCGTGTGCTTTGAATACTCTGGAATAATCATCCTCTGACAAGCTTCTGCAGTCAGTAATTTGGTGTATCCTCATGCATTCATGGTGTCATCTGTATCTGCATCTGCCCAACACCTTTTGTTCTCATGCCGCTTCATATCATCACACTCCCACCTATGTTTCTCACTGTCTCAggattgtgtatttatt
This portion of the Archocentrus centrarchus isolate MPI-CPG fArcCen1 chromosome 17, fArcCen1, whole genome shotgun sequence genome encodes:
- the LOC115795714 gene encoding CTD small phosphatase-like protein isoform X1 gives rise to the protein MDHMSIITQVSNPKEEEIIFNQEKASQSNSSLKKQRSRGIFSTFFCCFRNYNVESPATNTNASSPPPPVEENGSPPKCDQVEVIPVPSPPAKYLLPEMKISDYGKKCVVIDLDETLVHSSFKPINNADFIVPVEIDGTVHQVYVLKRPHVDEFLQKMGELFECVLFTASLAKYADPVADLLDQWGVFQARLFRESCVFHRGNYVKDLSRLGRELRNVIIVDNSPASYIFHPENAVPVQSWFDDMNDTELLDLLPFFEGLSKEEEVYGVLQNLRSR
- the LOC115795714 gene encoding CTD small phosphatase-like protein isoform X2; translation: MDHMSIITQVSNPKEEEIIFNQEKASQSNSSLKKQRSRGIFSTFFCCFRNYNVESPATNTNASSPPPPVEENGSPPKPPAKYLLPEMKISDYGKKCVVIDLDETLVHSSFKPINNADFIVPVEIDGTVHQVYVLKRPHVDEFLQKMGELFECVLFTASLAKYADPVADLLDQWGVFQARLFRESCVFHRGNYVKDLSRLGRELRNVIIVDNSPASYIFHPENAVPVQSWFDDMNDTELLDLLPFFEGLSKEEEVYGVLQNLRSR